Below is a genomic region from Brassica rapa cultivar Chiifu-401-42 unplaced genomic scaffold, CAAS_Brap_v3.01 Scaffold0174, whole genome shotgun sequence.
gtaatctcatcccttaataaagattagacagttctaaacaatctttctctttactcatttcatcatgattctccattagCCTCTAATCAGTCTCttaaatctcttattctcttccttaatcctattctaaactcagattaatctttatattcctaaaagtcatatctccaacaacaccctcaatgttgttgccttctctaatggagctcgggacagatcctctaggtcttcccatttcttgtcctcataataccctttagactcaacaaacttcacttctctagataccctaaccctcctagttattggatcataacatttgtagcctttctgagtgattgagtacccaatgaacatagctttagtacttttgcttctagcttgttccttctttctccgggaatcatcacataacataagcacccaaagactctcaaatgatcaatgtgtggcttggccttgtttaatacttcaaagggagacagtttcttcaagacacgggttggcactctattgatgagatagcaagcagtctgaacagcatcactccaaaacctcttagggacattcatgtggaacattattgatctcgcaacctccatcaaatgtctgttcttcctctcagccaccccattttgttgtggtgtgtaaggacagctagtttgttgcacaatcccatgctttgcaagatgactcttgaaagcattgctagtgtattctcctccattatcagacctcagaatcttcacagtggcattgtactggttagtaacatatgcttggaagttcatgaaggcttccaggactctgtctttggagggaatcatggtgatccatgtgtacttgacttctcatcaatgaaagtcacaaagtacttatggctgtctctagacatacagggagctgtccacacgtctgaatgcaccagatcaaagcaattctcatatctggtttctgatgttgggaagacagtcctacagtgctttccaagtatacaagcttcacactccaagtgattgaacgccatacttggtagaatcagttcaattgccttggcatgaggatgtcccaaccttgcatgccatgtgagattatcacacctatccgttgtgctgcttaaacacagactccacaggactaggcgcctcagttgtttggagatgatagagctgatgcttgctgtctcctctgccaataacccttccagtcttcaaatcctggaactcaacttcatttggtctgaaaaccacttgacaatccagatcaactgtacccttcttaactgagattagattggatgtaaactgaggtaggtagaaggcagtggagttcttctcaaacagcttgaggtttcccactccttctattgggatcctggtaccattggctatcatgacactccctgttgctgctttaacctcactgattagtctcttgtcactgatcatgtggtgtgttgctccagagtcaatgatgatgggtttagatgtggatgctttggcaggagcacccagactccgggtcgtagccaaagcatacacatgcttaaccaactcatcccattccttcttagtcacacactcatctgccctcttggtatccattcctctcatatccgcactgtctcctactgtttctcccatgtaagctgagtatgaacactctcctataaccatctgctgaagtgtTGAAATGAGCTGAGTATCCATTCCTTCTtagtcacacactcatctgccctcttggtatccattcctctcatatccgcactgtctcctactgtttctcccatgtaagctgagtatgaacactctcctataaccatctgctgaagtgtTGAAATGAGCTGAGTACAATGTATGAGAAGGCACAAGGAGTTAAGAGACTGAAAGGGAATGAAGGGGTGAGACTTTGGGAGAGTTTGTGATCAGCCAtagccgtaccatccgtacagaAGGAACTGGCCGTACACATCAAGGATGATCACAAACATTAACCAAAGGTGAAAGTTAAAATGAGGAGTTAGAGTGGTAAAAGGTGAATGCCTTTAGTCTTGGAGAAGAATCAGTCCGTTGGAGAAGGATAAGGCTCGCGGTGACAGCCTGTCTCATGCTGGAAAGGTAAAGCAAAAGcaaagatgccttacacatgtgAGAACAGCCATTGGATCAATTCAAAATCGAGTCTAGCTTCTGtattgacttcacatgctttacCTTATCCTTAGAGTCTTGGAAACCCTTGTATCCTgaactatatattgtaacctctCTGATTAATAAAGAGTaacacgagtttatgagtctctctctctagttcatcatgataatctcatacactttctcttaaacactctaatctctcttgaatctctcttagactactcaatacctttcttattctctaaaatcatatggtatcagagccaggttggctttggtattgagatcttGTGTTCTTCACCTTCAGATAAAAGTTCTTTCTTGTGAGATTCTAAACTAAGTTCAAGCAAATcaagatgggaggaaacaaggTTATTACGGTTCCGATTTCACTCAAGGGTGGGGgaaactacctgttgtggtctaggcttgtgaagacagccattgggaggctagggttatggggtcacatcacagatgaagctccagcaccagtggccagtgaggaagaaggtggaagagagctcgcggttgctgatggaaagaagtggattcaagatgacttgatggtgctctctgtgctgcaaggatcacttgaagaacatctcttggaagcctacagctactgcgagactccaaaacacctgtgggaggtactccaaaagacttttgggaacgttaccaatctgaaccgtgtgtatgagatcaagaaagctatcaacacactggtacaagatggagaggagttcaccaagcatttgggcaagtatagatccttgtggtctgagcttgaatcattgaggccaagcacggctgatcaagagctactcatggagaggagggagcaggatcaggtgtttgggttgctgtTGACATTGGATCCTCCgttcaatgatgtgatcaagcacatgctgaggatgccaagtcttccatccatggaggaagtgtgtgcgcagcttcagaaggaggaagggtctCTTGGTCTCTTCGGAAGCAAGGGAGACTTAGCTCTAGccaacaaggctgaggaaggagcgcaagctaaccgtgcagcatacaagactgatgagaggaagtatggtgatgagaggaggtttggaggcaactgtgatcactgcaagaagccgggacacaagaggagccagtgctggatccttcatccccatctcaagccggccaagttcaacaaggatcgaGAAGCCAGAGCTAACCTGTCTACTGAAGCAAGTGAAGCCGGTCCATCAGGAGCGGGCTCAAGTGCACAAGTGGGTGAAAGCGCAGGCAAGGCAATGGCAACTCACTACACGGCCGCAAAGAGTTTGGAGCATGAAGTGATCCGCAAATCTGACattgatgccctcatcaaagctcttaaggagtctggtacaTTCGGAAACACTCTTGGTTACTCATATACTGCTCACATGATGCCTAGGAATGAGAATAGGTTGATAGATATCATTGAGAAATTAAAACTGAGAAATGAATCACCTAGAACTCATCTTGCTAGAggcataaaaccattgattgttgactctggtgcatctcatcacatgattagtgatgatagcttgatcaaaaacatagaacctgctcatggacatgtaatgattgcaaatggagatagaattcccattaagggtgtaggagacttaaagctatttgataagaactctaaagcattttacatgcctgattttacttctaatctcttatctgttaaaagatgtaccaatgatctacaatgcaatgttatctttagtcctaacaatgtgacatttcaggatattgagagcaataagttgatcggacaaggagtaaccaagggggatctttatgtacttgaagacattaaccccatttctagttgtttgctgagttctgttttaagtaaaggtgcattatggcattctaggctaggacatccacatgttagagccttaagcttaatgtttccaggtgtcatgtttaaaagtaatgattgtgaggcttgtattttgggaaaacattgtaagactgtttttaaaagatctactactatctatgataagtgttttgatcttgttcactctgatgtatggactgctccctgcttatctagagataattacaagtactttgtcacatttatagatgagaaatctaaatacacctggataacactcattaaaacaaaggatagggttcttgatgcatttaaaaacttccaatcatatgtatctaaccagtataatgccaagattaagattttcaggtcagataatggtggagagtactggcaatgcattcaagagtcacctagctcaacatgggattctacatcagacaagttgtccatacactcctcaaCAGAACGGTGTGGTGAGTTGAGTTAAGCATATAAGTAAGAAGAGAAGAGGggttgaggagatgaagagatgaggcagagtggagtttagagagagcatggtacggacgtccgtacaaggccgtacaagccgtacagtccgtaccatccaagcctcgaccaagacttaccgtgcattgcccaagtgaaatggtaaacgcggaagagttactcaagaggaTAAGGAtcagaacgttgagaggataagggaagagcatgCCAGGCTGTGACATGCTGTAAAGAGAGGAAGCATGCGAGTCCCCTCATCCGTCCATCCCTAAAGCaacctttgactccacatgcttcaatagtgcccatttcgagtcttggaaacccttgtagctctcatataaatatgtaacctcactcattaataagattatgcagtttgagtctctctaatctcttagacactatgattctctcttagactctaaacggctctatctagtctcttaatctttcacaaacttctcttaatcacttcttaaacactctctttattctgattactctaaggatctcttaatctcatatggtatcagagccaggttcatgtgaatctggggtttgatctttagagagttacaagctaacggctttgaagctacacgcgagtagtcttgaaggtgttgaagctgtgatacgttctagttgaagctgtgctacgttctgtgtgtttgcgtgattctagactcaaggttggtgtgtacgagattcaagattcaagttttcaagtcaagcaaagatggaacatgggatgaacatgaggatgaaggtagcggttactttcaaagatagcaactaccttgtgtggtctcggatggtgaagactgcggtgggaagtaagggtttgtgggggcacatcacaacaggggaggctccgaaactcattactcagggaggagatcaagaagaggtctccaatgaagcggctgtggagaaatggcaacaagaagacatgctggtgatgacggttctacacgcatccttggacccagctatcttggatgcctacagctactgtgaatcagccaaggagctgtgggacacg
It encodes:
- the LOC117129821 gene encoding uncharacterized protein LOC117129821, producing the protein MERREQDQVFGLLLTLDPPFNDVIKHMLRMPSLPSMEEVCAQLQKEEGSLGLFGSKGDLALANKAEEGAQANRAAYKTDERKYGDERRFGGNCDHCKKPGHKRSQCWILHPHLKPAKFNKDREARANLSTEASEAGPSGAGSSAQVGESAGKAMATHYTAAKSLEHEVIRKSDIDALIKALKESGY